A stretch of the Leishmania infantum JPCM5 genome chromosome 30 genome encodes the following:
- the ATG4.2 gene encoding putative AUT2/APG4/ATG4 cysteine peptidase, with protein MLRYVQDLWSAFFPTEAVFPLQVVGRSGAAVESREELEKALTDTFLIFTYRDGFEAIPAVTRLIETDQGWGCLLRTSQMLLAHFLWVHGRPADRRLSLFFDHSAETAPFSIHNMIRSLWNRRAFKAEYWSPSQGCEAIKRTVQGAVKTEQLQTRVMVVTSTNGCIYADEVQHTFKQGADVVLVLASVRVSAAAQLTQESYLQIEKLMEQPQCLGVVGGVPGRSYYFFAHNQTQLFYLDPHQRTAAALLSEGPSAAVSVTPSVADVRCVHWSRVDTSLFLAFAVTTRDEWAALEVHLSNRFMHVESQRTQRDCDQLSRARPGHADGTFLSPLQTGDNCGMGGTSISEVAPLAHRRTLRVPRKRFKEGEVGTATAAKAERNDGEDEVDTDSWEYLD; from the coding sequence ATGCTCCGCTACGTGCAAGACTTATGGAGCGCCTTCTTCCCCACGGAGGCGGTCTTTCCACTCCAAGTCGTCGGCAGGTCTGGCGCTGCCGTAGAATCGCGAGAGGAGTTAGAGAAGGCGCTCACCGACACATTTCTCATCTTCACGTACCGGGACGGCTTCGAGGCGATCCCGGCCGTCACGCGCCTGATCGAGACAGACCAGGGCTGGGGCTGCCTTCTGCGCACCTCGCAGATGCTTCTGGCTCATTTCTTGTGGGTCCACGGCCGTCCAGCGGATCGCAGactttctcttttcttcgACCACAGTGCCGAGACGGCGCCGTTCTCGATCCACAACATGATCCGAAGTTTATGGAATCGGCGGGCGTTCAAGGCGGAGTACTGGAGCCCATCGCAGGGCTGCGAGGCCATCAAGCGCACGGTGCAGGGTGCCGTAAagacggagcagctgcagacgcGCGTGATGGTGGTGACGTCCACAAACGGGTGCATCTACGCCgacgaggtgcagcacaCTTTCAAACAGGGGGCGGATGTGGTGCTCGTCTTGGCCTCCGTGCGCGTgagtgctgcggcgcagctgacgcagGAGAGCTATCTCCAGATAGAAAAGCTGAtggagcagccgcagtgtCTGGGGGTTGTCGGCGGAGTACCAGGACGGAGCTACTACTTCTTTGCTCACAACCAAACACAGCTCTTCTACCTGGACCCGCACCAGCgaaccgccgccgcgctgctgagtGAGGGGCCGTCCGCCGCGGTCTCTGTCACGCCATCCGTCGCCGATGTGCGTTGTGTGCATTGGTCACGCGTGGACACGTCGCTGTTTCTCGCCTTTGCCGTTACGACACGCGATGAGTGggccgcgctggaggtgcatCTCTCTAACAGATTTATGCACGTCGAATCGCAGCGGACGCAGCGTGACTGCGATCAGCTCAGCCGTGCGCGGCCGGGGCACGCCGACGGCACCTTTTTGTCCCCGCTGCAGACGGGCGATAATTGTGGGATGGGCGGCACGTCAATTTCCGAGGTGGCTCCACTAGCACACCGGCGTACGTTGCGGGTGCCTCGCAAGAGGTTCAAGGAGGGTGAGGTAggcactgccaccgctgcgaaAGCGGAGAGGAATGATGGTGAAGACGAGGTTGACACGGACTCGTGGGAGTATCTGGattga
- a CDS encoding putative Zn finger protein, with translation MSHSALAYAACPMCTRVVHMGQMLHHILSTHKEQDPAYWMRLCNARLALYERVTGAPLEGTETMHGACLVQATAGVADAADSEAMMPDGLSLSTPLSAQDALRPFLPTVSETGAYTCNWCTLRSVAFSSRDAFLLHVAKDHPKLDFDVVESLVPQPHTVLSRAARNEGTDTPAPRAPAAESDVAMSDSWTRQQRGGAGCVGAASNLHAAEGFLDVAYPVRRMPGVRTVKDTNVVTVKPEVHQLGTTVGRVGGKTFDPAPISTGGRRSRAAVLASSTASATAVASDLHFDKDCFPCELCFRVFVSELNLLQHLESKHANPTAFASASDADVERGAPPGTAFASSTAAASPSSVEVFVVCDRCTDRKKVFRSSSALFSHIRFRHPAEDAAYETERMIEEQKQSRVFQCRQCSYRYPDAARLDAHMRDAHGVVGCAGESTIRGGRVVAGTAQAHGSGELKTAQPSLFSALPPVTVRTRFWCNVCEKGFANASALYAHTESKHTTIASLYPCPACKREFRDVPSLELHVRLCHKNLSLKDMGLQSSVECPDCLRHFLNYESLHDHAVRHHGKSAIAPVRSFLTPASASTAGDGVGVAAVAAAVPVPGMSADASGSTTPPLAVSAPPKPRKVTRRKKEPSKAATES, from the coding sequence ATGTCGCACAGCGCTCTCGCCTACGCCGCGTGCCCCATGTGCACCCGGGTCGTGCACATGGGACAGATGCTGCACCACATACTCTCTACGCACAAGGAGCAGGACCCGGCATACTGGATGCGCCTGTGCAATGCACGACTGGCCCTGTACGAGCGGGTCACCGGCGCTCCGCTCGAAGGCACGGAGACCATGCATGGCGCTTGCTTGGTACAAGCAACTGCGGGTgtcgccgatgccgccgacTCTGAGGCGATGATGCCAGATGGGCTTTCGCTTTCCACTCCTCTGAGTGCGCAAGACGCACTGCGGCCATTCTTGCCGACCGTCTCGGAGACTGGGGCGTACACATGCAACTGGTGCACGCTTAGAAGCGTTGCCTTTTCGAGCCGAGACGCCTTCCTTCTCCACGTCGCCAAGGATCACCCGAAGCTCGACTTTGACGTTGTGGAGTCGCTTGTTCCTCAGCCTCACACGGTCTTGTCCAGAGCAGCACGCAACgaaggcacagacacacccgCTCCGAGGGCGCCCGCGGCAGAGAGTGACGTGGCGATGTCGGACTCGTggacgcggcagcagcgcggcggcgcaggatgCGTTGGGGCGGCTTCTAACTTGCATGCGGCGGAGGGGTTTCTGGATGTAGCATACCCGGTGCGCCGCATGCCTGGCGTGCGCACCGTGAAGGACACGAACGTCGTGACGGTGAAGCCGGAGGTGCACCAGTTGGGCACCACTGTAGGACGTGTAGGTGGCAAAACGTTCGACCCCGCTCCCATTTCCACTGGGGGCAGGCGGTCCCGGGCCGCCGTCTTGGCCTCCTCTACGGCCAGCGCTACGGCAGTGGCGAGTGACCTGCACTTCGACAAGGACTGCTTCCCGTGTGAGCTGTGCTTCCGCGTCTTTGTATCGGAGCTGAatcttctccagcacctcgAAAGCAAGCACGCCAACCCCACCGCTTTTGCCTCGGcgagcgacgccgacgtAGAGCGTGGAGCACCTCCCGGCACTGCTTTCGCATCTTCAacagctgcggcgtcgccgtcgtccgtgGAGGTGTTTGTCGTATGTGATCGCTGCACAGACCGAAAGAAAGTCTTCCGCTCGTCGTCGGCCCTGTTCTCACACATTCGCTTCCGCCATCCTGCGGAGGATGCGGCCTACGAAACGGAGCGGATGATCGAGGAGCAGAAGCAGAGTCGCGTGTTTCAATGCCGGCAGTGCAGCTATCGCTACCCAGACGCGGCCAGACTGGATGCGCACATGCGTGACGCGCACGGGGTTGTgggctgcgccggcgagaGCACTATCCGGGGAGGGCGCGTCGTCGCAGGaacggcgcaggcgcatgGATCTGGTGAACTGAAGACGGCGCAGCCATCCCTCTTttcagcgctgccaccggtCACGGTGCGGACACGATTTTGGTGCAACGTGTGCGAGAAGGGCTTTGCGAATGCGTCAGCGCTGTACGCGCACACGGAGTCGAAGCACACGACCATCGCCAGCCTGTACCCCTGCCCCGCGTGCAAGCGCGAGTTTCGCGATGTTCCGTCGTTAGAGTTGCATGTCCGGCTTTGTCACAAGAACCTCAGCCTCAAGGATATGGGGCTTCAGTCTTCCGTGGAGTGCCCCGACTGCCTGCGACACTTTCTCAACTACGAGTCACTGCACGATCACGCCGTTCGACACCACGGCAAGAGCGCCATCGCCCCTGTCCGCAGCTTCCTAACCCCCGCGTCGGCGTCCACCGCGGGAGACGGAgtcggtgttgctgctgttgctgctgctgtaccAGTACCCGGCATGAGCGCTGATGCCTCTGGCAGCACGACGCCACCCCTCGCCGTATCCGCTCCACCGAAGCCGCGCAAGGTAACTCGACGTAAGAAAGAACCATCAAAGGCTGCCACCGAGTCGTAG